Proteins found in one Gordonia sp. PDNC005 genomic segment:
- a CDS encoding ABC transporter substrate-binding protein: MRTRFTVGASIAAMSLLLAGCTSTNGGDETESGAISLQNCGRTVSLTAPAKAAITLNQGATETALSIGAGEQMIGTAYLDDTIAPQWAAAYNKIPVLAKEFPDRETVITRKPDLLLASYGTAFDEKALGSQEELDALGIASYVSPFACNDKSKRAESSWDAIAGETSDNGVLFGRTEEADAVNKRMRDVLARVEASAAGRGKRIFWYDSGTTTPYVGGGKGGPQLIIDAVGARNVFAGIDGNWADGDWESVVRADPDVIVLADASWDTAQAKRTYLENDPVLKNLKAVKAGAFVVLPFSASTPGPRLIDGASTVSDQLAKH, encoded by the coding sequence CGTACCCGTTTCACAGTCGGCGCCTCGATCGCCGCGATGTCGTTGTTGTTGGCCGGATGCACAAGCACGAACGGCGGTGACGAGACGGAGTCCGGCGCCATCAGTCTGCAGAATTGCGGCCGCACCGTGTCGCTGACCGCCCCGGCGAAGGCCGCGATCACCCTGAACCAGGGCGCGACGGAGACCGCGCTGTCGATCGGTGCGGGGGAGCAGATGATCGGCACCGCGTACCTCGACGACACGATCGCCCCGCAGTGGGCCGCGGCCTACAACAAGATTCCCGTCCTCGCGAAGGAGTTCCCGGACCGCGAGACCGTGATCACGCGGAAGCCGGATCTGCTTCTTGCGTCGTACGGCACGGCGTTCGACGAGAAGGCGCTCGGCAGTCAGGAAGAGCTCGACGCGCTCGGCATCGCCTCGTACGTGTCACCGTTCGCGTGCAACGACAAGAGCAAACGCGCCGAGTCGTCGTGGGATGCGATCGCAGGCGAGACCTCAGACAACGGAGTGCTGTTCGGCCGCACCGAAGAGGCGGACGCGGTGAACAAGCGGATGCGTGACGTGCTCGCGCGCGTCGAGGCGTCGGCGGCCGGCCGTGGGAAGCGGATCTTCTGGTATGACAGCGGAACCACCACGCCGTATGTCGGCGGCGGGAAGGGCGGACCGCAGTTGATCATCGACGCGGTCGGCGCGCGGAACGTGTTCGCGGGCATCGACGGGAACTGGGCCGACGGCGACTGGGAGAGTGTCGTCCGGGCCGACCCTGACGTGATCGTTCTCGCCGACGCCTCGTGGGACACCGCACAGGCGAAGCGGACCTACCTGGAGAACGATCCGGTGCTGAAGAACCTGAAGGCCGTCAAGGCAGGGGCGTTTGTGGTTCTGCCGTTCTCGGCGAGCACTCCGGGGCCCCGCCTGATCGACGGGGCGTCCACCGTGTCCGACCAACTGGCGAAGCACTGA